The following are from one region of the Candidatus Zixiibacteriota bacterium genome:
- the flgB gene encoding flagellar basal body rod protein FlgB, whose product MIIKDQILNKSGVPLFKNLLRVVSSSQKLTAANVANVSLPGYQSKSIDFKQEMAKAVRKQKITLNVTNERHIPPPGRMRSIKVIKNIDDTNESGVNNVDIDKEMARLAENQILYTYGTKALAKKFYTLKTVIRGRS is encoded by the coding sequence ATGATTATTAAAGATCAAATACTAAACAAATCGGGAGTGCCGCTTTTTAAAAACCTGTTGCGGGTTGTTTCCAGTTCTCAGAAACTAACCGCCGCTAATGTCGCTAATGTTTCGCTTCCGGGCTACCAGTCGAAGTCAATTGATTTTAAGCAAGAGATGGCAAAAGCTGTCAGAAAACAAAAAATCACTTTAAATGTTACTAACGAGCGGCATATACCACCGCCGGGTAGAATGAGGTCAATAAAAGTGATAAAGAATATTGATGATACCAATGAATCCGGAGTCAACAATGTTGATATTGACAAAGAAATGGCTCGTCTGGCGGAAAACCAGATTCTGTATACCTACGGTACAAAGGCATTGGCAAAGAAATTTTATACGTTAAAAACAGTAATTAGAGGCAGGAGTTAA
- the flgC gene encoding flagellar basal body rod protein FlgC, with translation MTGLFSIIDISASGLSAQRKKLNTVAQNIANVETTKTLDGTPYKRKRVVFSENPRKASFIDSLQSSIKTLTRTHRKHLASRDSYNTKDGVIPFVAGNEKVVEPANFKIVHDPGHPDADEEGNVLMPDINIISEMVDMMSASRAYEANVTVVQSAKNMAKDALDI, from the coding sequence ATGACAGGTTTATTCTCAATTATTGATATTAGCGCCTCAGGCTTATCGGCTCAACGGAAAAAATTAAATACCGTGGCGCAAAATATAGCTAATGTCGAAACCACGAAAACTCTGGACGGAACGCCTTATAAAAGAAAAAGAGTAGTCTTTTCTGAAAATCCGCGGAAAGCCAGTTTTATTGATTCATTGCAAAGCTCAATAAAAACTCTGACAAGAACACATCGAAAGCACTTGGCAAGCAGAGATTCCTACAATACCAAAGATGGGGTTATACCTTTTGTGGCTGGAAATGAAAAAGTAGTTGAGCCGGCTAATTTTAAAATTGTTCATGATCCCGGGCATCCCGATGCCGATGAAGAGGGGAATGTTTTAATGCCGGATATTAACATAATTTCAGAGATGGTTGACATGATGTCGGCCTCCCGGGCTTATGAGGCGAATGTTACAGTTGTTCAATCTGCTAAGAATATGGCTAAGGATGCTTTGGATATATAA
- the fliE gene encoding flagellar hook-basal body complex protein FliE, with protein MTKILPGYARQVLPDFSALVKNENSEYNDKETQKLGFPQVFKEMINNTNELQHSAADIAEQFALGEITDIHDVMIAAEEAGVALELVMEIRNKLIEAYQGLMRMPV; from the coding sequence ATGACTAAAATTTTACCAGGATATGCAAGACAAGTATTGCCGGATTTTTCTGCTTTAGTCAAGAATGAAAATTCCGAGTATAATGACAAGGAAACGCAGAAACTTGGTTTCCCTCAGGTATTCAAAGAGATGATTAATAACACAAACGAGCTTCAACATTCTGCCGCCGACATCGCCGAACAATTTGCCCTTGGCGAAATTACGGATATTCATGATGTTATGATAGCCGCCGAAGAGGCTGGAGTGGCTTTGGAACTGGTAATGGAAATCAGAAACAAGCTGATTGAGGCTTACCAGGGATTAATGCGGATGCCAGTTTAA
- the fliF gene encoding flagellar M-ring protein FliF translates to MLDTLKEYFEQLKTKIAPWWSDLSKAKQIIFTGLGGLALIIIITLLSQVVKIDYQALYRNLEPAEAGEVVDYLANNNIPYRLSQGGTAVYIPGNKIQKVRLELAASGLPKQGQVGYEIFDKTNLGMTDFLQKINFRRALEGELAKTISQLEAIRSSRIHLVIPEKRLFKEDVKEPSASVVLYLNRNGSLSQKQIEGIIHLIASSVEGLSHENITVLDSSGKLLSVGQKQDRLARLSSNQLELKKNVEMYLEDKAQSMLDAVLGFDKSIVRVSADLNFNQVEHTKETYDPDNLSVRSEEIMEENQSESDSQVPEKIRDSSNSRKNTIRNYEINKTIEHLVNEIGNLSRLHVAVSLDGIYEMVKGPDGKMVRQYNPRPQEEVSKLVSLVKGAVGFSEKRNDIMEIANIPFETIKDDWNEKQRILRDDQIKFWIKTGWQILALAIIVFILWKFRKKYSEYRAKRISHKRFQEAQAEIRRKAVDIIPKISKEPKLIDHVRKIADDNPAEIAKAIKTMLAE, encoded by the coding sequence ATGTTAGACACGCTTAAAGAATATTTTGAACAGCTTAAAACTAAGATTGCGCCTTGGTGGTCCGACTTATCCAAAGCTAAGCAGATAATATTTACCGGCTTAGGCGGATTAGCGCTAATAATAATAATTACGCTTCTAAGCCAGGTGGTTAAAATAGATTATCAAGCTCTATATCGCAATCTTGAACCAGCTGAGGCGGGAGAGGTTGTTGATTATTTAGCCAACAACAATATACCCTATCGGTTGTCTCAAGGCGGTACGGCTGTTTATATCCCGGGAAATAAAATTCAAAAAGTCAGGTTGGAACTCGCAGCCTCGGGTTTGCCAAAACAGGGACAGGTAGGCTATGAGATTTTCGATAAAACAAACCTGGGGATGACTGATTTTTTACAAAAGATTAATTTTCGCCGTGCGCTTGAAGGGGAATTGGCAAAAACAATTTCCCAACTCGAGGCGATTAGATCTTCTCGCATTCATCTCGTTATCCCGGAAAAAAGACTTTTTAAAGAAGATGTAAAAGAACCCAGCGCTTCGGTAGTATTGTATCTTAATCGTAATGGTTCATTATCTCAAAAGCAAATAGAGGGTATTATACACCTTATTGCTTCATCTGTAGAGGGGCTTTCGCATGAAAATATAACCGTCCTTGATTCATCGGGCAAATTATTATCAGTCGGTCAAAAACAGGATAGATTAGCAAGATTATCATCAAACCAGCTTGAATTGAAAAAAAATGTAGAGATGTATCTTGAAGATAAAGCGCAATCGATGTTGGATGCTGTTCTTGGTTTCGATAAGTCTATTGTTAGGGTTAGCGCCGATTTGAATTTCAATCAAGTTGAACACACTAAAGAAACTTATGATCCTGATAATCTTTCTGTAAGGTCGGAGGAAATAATGGAGGAAAACCAATCCGAATCAGATTCACAAGTGCCGGAGAAGATAAGAGATTCATCCAATTCCAGGAAAAATACTATCAGAAACTATGAAATTAATAAAACTATTGAACATTTAGTGAATGAAATAGGCAATCTATCCCGATTGCATGTGGCGGTTTCGTTGGATGGCATCTATGAGATGGTTAAGGGGCCGGATGGAAAAATGGTACGCCAGTATAATCCCAGGCCGCAGGAGGAAGTCAGCAAATTAGTATCTTTGGTTAAGGGGGCGGTTGGTTTTTCCGAAAAAAGAAATGATATAATGGAAATCGCTAATATTCCATTTGAAACAATCAAGGATGACTGGAATGAAAAACAGCGTATTCTTCGGGATGATCAAATTAAATTCTGGATAAAAACAGGCTGGCAAATTCTGGCTTTGGCTATTATCGTTTTTATTCTCTGGAAATTCCGCAAAAAATACAGCGAATACAGAGCTAAGCGAATATCGCATAAACGATTCCAGGAAGCCCAGGCTGAAATAAGAAGAAAAGCAGTGGATATTATTCCGAAAATATCTAAAGAACCAAAATTAATTGATCATGTTCGTAAAATAGCGGATGATAATCCCGCTGAAATCGCAAAAGCTATAAAAACAATGTTGGCTGAATAA
- the fliG gene encoding flagellar motor switch protein FliG has product MADNAFEDLNGAQKAAILIIGLGQEISTRVMQELSDVELEKITIEIANLRDVSSKLEEQVVKEVSQLIMAQQYINQGGVEYAKSLLETAVGSTKAVEILKRLEGSLKATGFARIKHIDPKQLINFIQNEHPQTIALILAQLAHGQAAQILADLDPELQAEVSMRMATMEKISPEIISELEGVLEGQFEEVGSRDLSISGGTKTVAEILNLIESSTEKAILETMEAEDPELAAEIKNLMFVFEDMVVLDDRSIQRVLKDVETKDLAVALKAASDEVKEKVFKNVSERVGGMIQEEIEFMGPMRLSDVELAQQRIVEVIRRLQDEGQIIIAGRGGKEELVV; this is encoded by the coding sequence ATGGCAGATAATGCATTTGAAGATTTAAACGGAGCCCAAAAAGCGGCAATTTTAATCATCGGTTTGGGACAGGAGATTTCAACGAGAGTAATGCAAGAGCTAAGCGATGTCGAACTCGAAAAGATTACTATCGAAATTGCCAACCTCCGAGATGTCTCCTCAAAACTGGAGGAACAGGTTGTCAAAGAAGTTTCTCAATTAATCATGGCTCAGCAGTATATTAATCAGGGCGGCGTTGAGTATGCCAAAAGCCTCCTTGAAACCGCTGTCGGGTCTACCAAAGCGGTCGAAATTTTAAAAAGACTTGAAGGTTCTCTAAAGGCAACCGGTTTTGCCCGCATTAAACATATTGACCCCAAGCAGCTGATTAACTTTATCCAAAACGAGCATCCGCAAACTATTGCTCTAATTTTAGCCCAGCTTGCTCATGGCCAAGCTGCCCAGATACTTGCAGATTTAGACCCCGAACTTCAGGCTGAAGTATCAATGAGAATGGCTACGATGGAAAAAATCTCGCCGGAGATTATAAGCGAATTAGAAGGCGTTCTTGAGGGACAATTCGAAGAAGTCGGCAGCCGCGACCTGTCAATATCAGGCGGAACTAAAACTGTAGCCGAAATCCTTAACCTTATTGAGTCATCAACCGAGAAAGCTATTCTCGAAACCATGGAAGCCGAAGACCCGGAATTAGCCGCCGAAATTAAAAATCTGATGTTTGTATTTGAAGATATGGTCGTTCTCGATGACCGTTCAATACAAAGAGTATTGAAAGATGTGGAAACTAAAGACCTTGCAGTTGCGCTTAAAGCCGCCAGCGATGAAGTTAAGGAAAAAGTATTCAAGAATGTATCCGAAAGAGTTGGCGGAATGATTCAGGAGGAAATCGAATTCATGGGACCGATGAGGCTTTCCGATGTGGAATTGGCTCAGCAGAGAATCGTTGAAGTAATCAGAAGGCTTCAGGATGAAGGACAAATTATTATCGCCGGACGCGGAGGCAAGGAAGAACTTGTTGTATAG